A single region of the Pontibacter kalidii genome encodes:
- a CDS encoding DEAD/DEAH box helicase family protein encodes MLNNINFPAGCIYKSGRENDPLNFFIEALPKSKTFDLLLGYFSSSAINVLALGFAHFIANGGKMRMVINDVLSIQDKETIVEGQNGHVSSIRDYSNDYNAIRDSLSDYGKHFFNCIAWLIAKNRIQIVAIRPKGGRGISHYKSGTFSDGLNKLHFTGSCNFTAKALLENLEEIAVRRSWVSESDKEFINISDEEFDTLIQGKADYVDYIDASEIKGIIHDQYGAKDLEELLIEEERLLELKKTKVYNNLRLQNLLEELEISYDSLKNEPKFPFAEGPRDYQTDAYENWVKNNYQGIFAMATGTGKTITSLNCLLEEYRKTNSYYAIILVPSKALLDQWIEEVSLFNFKNTIVIGGGHSGMQVLPNFASNFKAGLKKNVIIISTYASFSSDRFQKYFTKIQKAFTLIADEAHNMGASQIKAVMSKLEISKRIGLSATPNRKYDPEGTNAICQFFNDQPPFCYSFGMKRAMAEGRLTDYYYHPIIVNLDEDEKEEYVELSNTLLKFFDFEKGKFKDSPIVERLLLKRKTIIHQARRKIPAFKEILRELDRKDKLKYVFTYVPVGSSKEEENNEDIAKKFVYQYLKAAQEVKPELRSSTYTSETEDRKSKLRGFSEGKIDMLLAMKMLDEGVDIPRTEVGIFASSTGNPREYIQRRGRLLRIHDDKNFAYIYDMIVAPTASHDNQNLFRIEKNMVRNELIRVAYFASLSMNFYDSKKILQDICDTYDLDLDSIINELEND; translated from the coding sequence ATGCTTAACAATATAAATTTTCCGGCAGGGTGTATTTATAAGAGCGGAAGAGAAAATGATCCCCTAAATTTCTTTATTGAGGCTCTACCTAAAAGCAAAACCTTTGACCTCTTACTTGGATACTTTAGTTCTTCTGCAATCAATGTGCTTGCACTTGGCTTTGCTCACTTTATTGCAAACGGAGGTAAAATGAGAATGGTGATTAATGATGTCCTCTCCATTCAAGATAAGGAAACTATTGTCGAAGGACAAAACGGCCATGTTTCCTCGATAAGAGATTACAGTAATGATTATAATGCTATTAGAGATAGTCTAAGCGACTATGGTAAACATTTCTTTAACTGCATAGCATGGTTAATAGCGAAAAACAGAATTCAGATAGTTGCAATTAGGCCCAAAGGAGGAAGAGGTATTTCACACTACAAGTCAGGCACCTTCTCCGATGGACTTAATAAATTACACTTTACAGGCTCTTGTAATTTTACTGCTAAGGCTCTCCTAGAAAATCTTGAAGAAATTGCAGTAAGAAGATCTTGGGTGTCAGAATCGGACAAAGAGTTTATCAATATAAGTGATGAAGAATTCGATACCTTGATTCAAGGAAAAGCTGATTATGTTGACTACATCGATGCCTCTGAAATCAAAGGAATAATTCATGATCAATATGGAGCTAAAGACTTAGAAGAGTTACTAATTGAAGAGGAAAGGCTACTTGAATTAAAGAAGACTAAGGTGTACAACAATCTGAGACTGCAGAATCTACTAGAAGAACTAGAGATTAGCTACGACAGCCTTAAAAATGAACCAAAATTTCCTTTTGCAGAAGGTCCAAGAGATTATCAAACGGATGCTTATGAGAACTGGGTAAAAAACAACTATCAGGGAATATTTGCAATGGCAACTGGCACTGGAAAAACTATTACCTCGCTGAATTGTCTTCTTGAAGAGTATAGAAAAACTAATAGCTATTATGCAATAATCCTCGTTCCATCAAAAGCTTTGTTAGATCAGTGGATTGAAGAAGTTTCACTCTTTAATTTCAAAAATACTATAGTTATTGGTGGTGGACATAGTGGGATGCAAGTTTTGCCAAATTTTGCGTCAAATTTTAAGGCAGGTTTAAAGAAGAATGTTATAATTATTTCTACCTACGCAAGTTTCTCTTCAGATCGGTTCCAGAAATACTTTACCAAGATTCAGAAGGCCTTTACACTAATTGCTGACGAAGCTCATAACATGGGGGCCAGCCAAATTAAGGCGGTCATGTCTAAATTGGAGATTTCAAAAAGAATAGGTCTGAGTGCAACACCAAACAGAAAGTACGACCCTGAAGGGACCAATGCAATATGTCAGTTTTTTAATGATCAACCCCCATTTTGTTACAGCTTTGGAATGAAACGTGCTATGGCAGAAGGTCGTCTTACTGACTATTACTATCACCCAATAATTGTTAATCTTGACGAAGATGAAAAAGAAGAATATGTTGAGCTTTCTAACACGCTGCTTAAATTTTTTGATTTTGAAAAGGGGAAATTTAAGGATTCTCCAATAGTTGAAAGGCTTTTACTTAAGAGAAAGACAATTATTCATCAAGCAAGACGAAAAATACCAGCTTTTAAGGAGATTCTAAGAGAGTTAGACAGAAAAGACAAATTGAAATATGTCTTTACATATGTTCCAGTAGGCTCTAGTAAAGAAGAGGAGAACAATGAAGACATCGCTAAGAAATTTGTTTATCAATACTTGAAAGCGGCCCAAGAAGTAAAGCCTGAACTTAGATCAAGTACATATACTTCAGAAACTGAAGATCGAAAAAGTAAATTAAGAGGATTTTCAGAAGGGAAAATTGATATGCTTTTAGCAATGAAAATGCTAGATGAAGGTGTAGATATTCCACGAACTGAAGTGGGTATTTTTGCGAGTAGCACAGGTAATCCTAGAGAGTATATACAGAGAAGAGGCAGGTTATTGAGAATCCATGATGATAAGAATTTTGCATATATATACGATATGATTGTAGCTCCCACTGCTAGCCATGATAACCAAAATCTATTCCGCATTGAAAAAAATATGGTGAGGAATGAGTTAATAAGAGTAGCATATTTTGCTAGCTTATCAATGAATTTCTATGATTCAAAAAAAATACTGCAGGATATATGCGATACATATGACCTTGATTTAGATTCAATAATTAACGAATTAGAAAATGATTGA
- a CDS encoding AAA family ATPase has protein sequence MASIINQISFQNFFNYYGPLENNTYEFSEGVNIVVADNGGGKSKFFNGFLWIFYDEVLDSDTKTRKNIKNQAVKVCSDKAKYEAAVNDIIECNVAIEFSDNRFRYRINKGFRLKKSKSESSLTDGSDWQVFFKDLEVSKRDIQLLEFHEVYDDDEHKRILNKLIQPNLREYSLFQGEEVDKLIDFNQADSLHRAVKSLTDINKYDELEKITKYVADRAEKDLNERVASNDAASQNYLKKLEEKETKKNSLDSELEKLQSYEHSYAENKTEVDKLESLNENAEARKEFDDKIKDQNAKLKTLKDEYDRLVEKLNERFFDGSYGWIAMGCENEVSSFKEKLNKYREVRTLKKAAILSEDTNSQINLLPPDSPDSVTLQTMIDKGHCYVCDRPAPENSAPWKHIASLLNRKDSGQNKSVQIFKNDLNDFFGDIQLGAQPYVGRIGGIQHSITRTREKEQELLERITKVKDKIKSLKDERSHLIIGDEDNMADARQIMAQYKGALTRLQKSEDDIVKAKNRIESLNEGIRKDENELGRMRPQDTPKEYELHLDISADLRNAAQRTKVRVFDGMILKLEKEANQHFQNLIKYNELAGGILKFEKNPRGTIDFKYIDEQGNEVTGASEGFQRMKVLAVLMAIISVNPYGYLYPLLADAPLSAFGQGFIKGFFEETEKVFPQSIILIKDLYDRDSENKLNKLGNELLKNNSVSTMYLNQIPRNLKQVEVYTEHKKIK, from the coding sequence ATGGCTTCCATTATAAATCAAATATCGTTTCAAAACTTCTTTAATTATTATGGTCCGCTTGAGAATAATACTTACGAGTTCTCAGAAGGAGTTAATATAGTTGTAGCTGACAATGGCGGTGGAAAGTCTAAGTTTTTTAACGGTTTTCTATGGATTTTTTATGACGAGGTTCTCGACTCAGATACAAAAACCAGAAAGAATATCAAAAATCAGGCAGTCAAAGTCTGTTCAGATAAGGCTAAGTATGAAGCAGCTGTAAATGATATAATTGAGTGCAATGTAGCTATTGAATTTAGCGATAACAGATTTAGATATCGGATAAATAAAGGTTTTAGATTAAAAAAGTCAAAATCTGAGTCTTCACTCACTGATGGTTCAGATTGGCAGGTCTTTTTCAAAGATTTAGAAGTTTCAAAGAGAGATATTCAGCTTTTGGAGTTCCATGAGGTATATGATGATGACGAGCATAAAAGAATTCTTAATAAACTTATACAACCAAATCTAAGAGAATATTCTCTCTTCCAGGGAGAGGAAGTTGATAAGTTGATAGATTTTAATCAGGCTGATAGCTTACATAGAGCAGTTAAAAGTTTAACAGACATTAATAAATACGATGAACTAGAAAAGATAACTAAATATGTAGCAGACAGAGCTGAAAAAGATCTCAATGAAAGAGTAGCATCAAACGATGCTGCTTCCCAGAATTATCTGAAAAAGCTTGAAGAAAAAGAGACTAAGAAAAATTCTCTAGATAGCGAATTAGAAAAGCTTCAATCATATGAGCATTCATATGCCGAAAATAAGACTGAAGTTGATAAGCTTGAAAGTTTAAATGAGAATGCAGAAGCTAGAAAAGAATTTGATGATAAGATCAAAGATCAAAACGCCAAGCTAAAAACGCTTAAAGATGAATATGACCGCCTTGTTGAAAAATTAAATGAACGGTTTTTTGATGGCAGTTATGGCTGGATTGCAATGGGTTGTGAAAATGAAGTGTCAAGTTTCAAAGAAAAACTTAACAAGTATCGGGAAGTACGAACTTTGAAGAAGGCCGCTATATTAAGTGAAGATACCAACAGTCAAATAAATCTTCTCCCTCCTGATTCACCAGATTCCGTGACATTGCAAACTATGATAGATAAGGGGCACTGCTATGTGTGTGATCGCCCAGCTCCGGAGAATTCTGCCCCCTGGAAACACATTGCTAGTTTATTGAACAGGAAGGATTCTGGGCAGAATAAGTCAGTTCAAATTTTCAAGAACGATCTAAATGACTTCTTTGGTGACATTCAGCTAGGAGCCCAACCTTATGTAGGAAGGATAGGAGGAATTCAACATTCTATTACTCGAACTAGAGAAAAGGAGCAAGAACTATTAGAACGAATAACAAAAGTAAAAGACAAGATCAAAAGCTTAAAAGATGAGCGTTCTCACTTAATTATAGGTGATGAGGATAATATGGCAGATGCTCGTCAAATTATGGCGCAATATAAAGGAGCATTAACCCGGCTACAAAAATCTGAGGATGATATCGTAAAAGCTAAAAATCGAATAGAATCATTAAATGAAGGAATAAGAAAAGATGAAAATGAATTAGGAAGAATGAGACCTCAGGATACGCCTAAAGAATATGAGTTACATCTCGACATTTCGGCTGATTTGCGAAATGCTGCTCAACGAACCAAGGTAAGAGTTTTTGATGGTATGATCCTAAAACTCGAAAAGGAGGCTAACCAACATTTTCAAAACCTCATCAAGTATAATGAATTAGCTGGCGGTATTCTAAAATTTGAAAAAAATCCAAGAGGAACGATAGATTTTAAATACATAGATGAACAAGGAAATGAAGTAACTGGGGCTTCAGAAGGTTTTCAAAGAATGAAGGTACTAGCGGTGCTTATGGCGATCATTTCAGTAAATCCTTATGGCTATTTGTATCCATTATTAGCAGATGCACCATTATCCGCATTTGGTCAGGGTTTTATAAAAGGATTTTTCGAGGAGACTGAAAAAGTGTTCCCTCAAAGTATCATCTTGATAAAAGACCTATATGATCGTGATTCAGAAAATAAACTTAATAAATTAGGTAATGAGCTTCTGAAAAATAATAGTGTGAGTACGATGTACTTAAACCAAATCCCGAGAAACCTTAAACAGGTTGAAGTTTATACTGAACATAAAAAAATTAAATAA